The stretch of DNA TACTATAGTCCCAGGAAGTCATGCGAACACACTGGTGCTCCCTGACAGGAGGTCTGCAACAGGCGAGGTAAGACTTGTTTTGATTGATCTTTCAAGGTGCTGGAGTGTATTTGTGGTGGTATTTGTCAGGCTGTGGTGAAGCTAAATTTGGGGTTTGAGTTTCGGTTCAGGATGGGTATTTATCAATTGATATTTTATGGCTACTTCACGGGGAAGTCTATACAAACATAATGGTCTAGTTCACagcgctgtccatggtgctgacaCTTTCACGGTCTGGTCATATTGAAGAGATTTTAAATCAGGGATAGTTGTTTGTTTTAGATATGTATGTATGGATTCCAAAGACCAACATCGTTGCTTCTCTTTGGGAGAATTTTACTAGAAATCAATGACAATCATGCCAATTGTCACACATCATCCTTTTATTGTATATAGTTCTATCTAGAAACTTCTTGTCCACTTATCCAAGGATTCCTGGAAAATTGGGACGGAGTGTAACGGACTTTGATGTAGTGTGTTGGACATTAAGTACAATACTCATCACTTCTAATGTAGAACTGTGTCAGCTCCATTCAAACAGTCAGCACCGTGTAAATTAGTTATGATTAAAAAGCTACAATTTGCAAACACACTGGTTTCTGCATTTATGTATTTGCTTTAAAAGTAGACCATGATGTGCTCCGTCCACAAGGTGTCAGTGTCATATCAGCACACACTGTTACGTTATAGAGTTTGCCCTGCCCCTTCCAGCGAGGTTTTGTTCTGGTCGACATACTGAACACTGGATACCTTCAAGTCGAACGAGTGTTACCGTTGCGGCAGCTGAGGCAGAAAAGATGGGAAGGATTTCAACGGTGTATGTTGTGTCTTaggataatatttttttttcgtaCGGACCCGTGGCTggacataacaataataatctgaGGTGGAACGATGGGACAAAGACGAGGAATACACTACTGGTGGGCGaccttctgtgtttgtgtgacgcTGTGCTGCGTGGTGCCGGTTTCAGCTCAGATCAAATATTCCGTTCCAGAGCAAGTCAAAGTGGGATCTATTGTTGGAAATGTCGCCAAGGATCTAGGATTGGACATCAGCTCTTTGGAGGACAGACGGTTTCGTATTGTCTCGGGTACTGAAGATTCTCAGTTTGATGTCAATCAGAACAATGGCGCGTTGTATGTGCGTAAAAACATCGACCGGGAGGAGCTCTGTGAAAGCGCCTCGTCGTGTTTAATAAACCTGAAAATGGTGGCTGAGGATCCGATGGAAATACATTATGTGGCAGTAGAAATTATTGATGTAAATGATCACTCACCCAAttttgaggaggaagagcacGTATTAGAAATTGCCGAGTCCACTCTGTCAGGGCAACGCTTCCAGTTACCAACTGCTCGCGATCCAGATGTTGGCACTAATACAGTGCGTGTGTATAAATTAAGTCATAACGAATATTTTAGCATACAAAttcgagagagaggagaagacaagaTACCTTTCTTGGTTTTACAAAAATCTCTAGATAGGGAAAAGCATCATGAGCACAAACTGATTCTGACAGCAGTTGACGGAGGGAATCCACCGAGATCAGGGACTCTCAATGTCACAGTCATAGTCCTCGATTCAAATGATAATCATCCTATATTTAGCCAAGAAGTGTATACAGTGACagttcctgaaaatgtcaaTCCTGAAACACGTGTGATAACAGTTAAGGCAACTGATCTGGATGAAGGTGCAAATggagaaattgaatatgttttcGGTGGTAAAATTGACCCTAAAACATATGACATGTTTATGTTAGATAAAGACACTGGTGAAATTCGAGTAAAAGGTGAAATTGACTTTGAGATGGTTGACGTCTATAAGTTAGATGTCCATGCCACTGACAGAGGACAACCTCCGATGAGTACTGACTGCAGAGTTATTATCAAAGTTATCGATGAAAATGACAACACACCTGAAATAGAGGTGACGTCTCTGTCAAAGATGGTGTCTGAAGACTCAAAACCTGGGACTGTCGTTTCTCTCATTAGCGTCACAGACAGAGACGCCGGTTTAAACGGCAAAGTAACATGTAGTCTTTCAGATAATGTGCCATTCGAATTAAAACCGTCTTTTCAAGATAATATGTACTCGTTAGTTTTGAAACATCGTTTGGATCGAGAATCAGTTTCACATTATGATTTAGAAATAACAGCTACGGACTTTGGGCAGCCTCCCCTTTCTACATTCAAAACTCTGAGTATTGATGTGTCAGACGTGAATGACAACAACCCAGAGTTTTTGTATAATCCAGTCGAACTTTACCTGGTAGAAAATAATGTCCCAGGTAGAATAATATTTTCTGTGACAGCTTCGGATAAAGACTTGGATGAAAATGCGGCTTTAACTTATCATATTGTTAGAGAGGAAGGTAGTCAAGttaaaaatgcagcatttttaagCATCAATTCAGATAATGGACAAATATCCGCGCAAAAAAGTTTCGACTTTGAGACACTGAAAACGTTCCACTTCCACGTTGTTGCGTCAGATTCCGGAACTCCGTCACTGAGCAGcaacgtcacagtgaacgtgttcaTTCTGGATCAGAACGACAACGCTCCAGTCATCCTGTATCCAGTCAGCTCCAACGGTTCtgctgaaggtgtggaggagattcCCCGCAACGTGAACGCAGGACACTTGGTGACTAAAGTCAGAGCCTATGACGCTGATATAGGATATAACGGCTGGTTACTGTTCTCactgcaggaagtgactgaccACAGTCTCTTTGGTTTGGACCGCTACACAGGACAGATCAGAACACTTCGctcattcacagagacagacgaggcTGAGCACAAACTGATCATACTGGTGAAAGACAACGGGAACGTTTCTCTCTCAGCAACAGCTACTGTGATTGTCAAACTCGTGGAGCCCAAAGAGGCTTTTGCAGCTTCTGATGTTAAGAGTTCaacaaaagcagatgaagacaacaatgtgactttttacCTGATGATAACTTTGGGCTCAGTTTCAGCACTTTTTCTCATCAGCATCGTCGTGTTGATTTCAATGCAGTGCTCAAAATCATCCCCAGACTATACTTCTAAATATCTGCAAGAGACTAATTATGATGGGACACTGTGTCACAGCATCCAGTACAGATCTGGAGACAAACGCTACATGTTAGTTGGACCCAGGATGAGTATAGGATCTACTATAGTCCCAGGAAGTCATGCGAACACTCTGATGCTCcctgacaggaggaggggatCTGGAGAGGTAAGACCATGCTTTGATTTCAGTCGaagatatatttcttttttctttgttacttACATGATATCACAGGCTCTGACACGCTATTattcacccccctcccccaactcccccccccctttgtcctTCGTTCCCATGCTTGTGTTTAATtgagctgtccgtggtgctgaaatgtTGTTCGCGTTTGTTACCAATATATTCTTGATTTATTGCTTTGTTGCATTGCAATTAATGCCAGGTGGACCGAAATAATTAATAGCTCGACCTGTTGTTCTGAGTTCCCATTCAGTTAGTTTCACTATGTCAAGACACGTGTCTAATAGTTACCAAAGCAATCCATAGTGTATTGAACAAAACAGAGTTGTGGAGCAGATTGACAGTGTGTGAAGTTACGTTTCATCTAAAAACACATAGCAATCCCATAATTTCCGTTGTTATTGTTTCTCTCATTGGTTGTCCGATAAGCACACATCTGAGTAACAACTTGAATGGAGACTGCCTACAAAACGTGTGGGTATTTGCTAGAAGGAGACTTAGGTAGACATTTGTATTAAGCCCATCGCTTGAACTTATCTACTGGACTATGGGCCGCATACTGTGTACTATAGTCGAAGTCCCGAGCGAAAGAGGTAGTGATATGAACAACGTTGATTTCATATCATATTGATGCACACTGGCCGGAGGGTGTCAGTGCAGCCTAGATAATGACTGTGTTGCTCATTCTGTACAGGCCCTGCCCATCCCTGGATCATCTCAGATGAAGGGGACATGCTTAGCGAGTACACGTCGTAGATTATATTATACATCAGTCATTGTAAGCGGTTAATGTATATGTGTGAATGCTTCTATTTGCGAATGGTGCAATGGAGCGAATGTGACTGGTTCGATTCATAACTGGATTATTGTTTTTACGTCAAATAAAGCCACTTTTTTTGCTTCACAATGGAAGAACGAGGACAAAGGCGCCGGGTGAACTGCTGGTGGCTGGCCGGGGTTTTGTTGCTGTGCTTTGAGGAGCGGGTTTTGGCTCAGCTAAGATACTCGGTTCCGGAGGAAGCGCAAGTGGGATCCGCTGTCGGAAATGTTGCCAAGGATTTAGGGCTCGACACAAGCACTTTGACTGACAGGCGGTTTCGCATCGTTTCGGGTCCGAATCATGCTCTGTTTCAGTTGAATCAGAACACTGGAGTGTTGTATGTGGGGGAAATAATGGACCGCGAAGAAATCTGCGATGGGACCAAGGTTTGTTTGATAAACCTGAAAATTGTTGTCGAAAGCCCACTGGAAATACATTACGTTGGCGTTGAAATAACGGATGTAAATGACCACGCACCGACGTTTCCAGAAAACGAGCAGCGACTGGAAATAGCAGAGCACACTCCCCCAGGTACCCGTTTCCAAATCCATGCAGCTAGAGACCCCGATGTCGGCACACAGTCAGTTCGAGTATATaaattgaaacaaaatgaattttTTGATACAGACGTGAGAGACAGCGAGGGCGACAAAATACCGTTTTTAGTGCTGAGGAAGCCTTTGGACAGGGAGCAAAAGGCAGAGCATGATTTAATATTAACGGCTATGGATGGAGGCAGTCCGTCCAAATCTGGGAGTCTTAACATAACGATCACTGTACTAGATGCAAATGATAATCGGCCCGTGTTCAGCAAAGATACATACACTGTGTCATTAGATGAAAATGCCCCGATTGGAACACTTGTGATACAATTGAACGCTACAGATTTAGATGAAGGTTTGAATAGCCAAATTGAATacacatttggaaaaacacaaaagaagaaagtgcACGATACCTTTGAATTAGACAGTTTGACTGGTGAGATTCGAGTGAAAGGAAAAGTGGACTTTGAGGACACGGAGATTTACAAACTAGACCTGCAGGCTTCAGATAAGGGTCAGCTGCCCTGGACGGCCGAAAGTAGAGTTGTGATAAAAATTAAAGATGTGAATGATAATAAACCAGAGATTGAAGTGACTTCACTTTCAAACGTTGTCCCCGAGGATTCAAAGCCCGGCACTGTTATCTCTCTCATTAGTGTTACGGACAGAGACTCTGGTGTTAATGGGAAAGTTATTTGTAAAATCTTGGACAATGTTCCTTTTGATTTGACGCCATCCATTGAGGAAAACATGTACTCTCTCGTCACAAAGGGGCGTTTGGACCGAGAAACCGTGTCACATTATGACATCACGATAAGAGCTACTGACGGTGGGGATCCTCCACTTTCCTCTGAAAAATCCTTGCGCGTTCAGGTGTCAGACGTAAATGACAACAGACCAGTTTTCAGTCAGAATCCATTTGAACTTTATTTGGTAGAAAACAATGCTCCAGGTACGtcaatattttctgtaactGCTGCTGATACTGATCTGAATGAAAATGCAGCAATAACGTACCACATTGTGAGACGGGATGCGTTGCAGGGTGATATGATATCTTACCTGAACGTAAACTCAGAAAACGGACAAATATCCGCGCTGAAAAGTTTCGactttgaaacactgaaaactttCCACTTCCACGTTGTTGCGTCAGATTCCGGAACTCCGTCACTGAGCAGcaacgtcacagtgaacgtgttcaTTCTGGATCAGAACGACAACGCTCCAGTCATCCTGTATCCAGTCAGCTCCAACGGTTCtgctgaaggtgtggaggagattcCCCGCAACGTGAACGCAGGACACTTGGTGACTAAAGTCAGAGCCTATGACGCTGATATAGGATATAACGGCTGGTTACTGTTCTCactgcaggaagtgactgaccACAGTCTCTTTGGTTTGGACCGCTACACAGGACAGATCAGAACACTTCGctcattcacagagacagacgaggcTGAGCACAAACTGATCATACTGGTGAAAGACAACGGGAACGTTTCTCTCTCAGCAACAGCTACTGTGATTGTCAAACTCGTGGAGCCCAAAGAGGCTTTTGCAGCTTCTGACGTTAAGAGTTCaacaaaagcagatgaagacaacaatgtgactttttacCTGATGATAACTTTGGGCTCAGTTTCAGCACTTTttctcatcagcatcatcgTGTTGATTTCAATGCAGTGCTCAAAATCCTCCCCAGACTATACTTCTAAATATCTACAAGAGACTAATTATGATGGGACACTGTGTCACAGCATCCAGTACAGATCTGGAGACAAACGCTACATGTTAGTTGGACCCAGGATGAGTATAGGATCTACTATAGTCCCAGGAAGTCATGCGAACACACTGATGCTccctgacaggaggaggacatcgGAGGAGGTAAGAGCttgaaaatgatttcatatATAGAATGTATATATGCACTGTGCTCTGTTGTTGCCTTGTGCTCAATTTGAAGTATCCTTTTCATCACCATACATCTCTGCAGTACACATTACACTACAAAActacaagtttgttttttttacacctttaaCCAATAAGCTATATCCACAGTCCGTCTCAAGACATTCATGTTTGACACACGACAACCTTGATCTAGTTCAGACATTTCAATATCTTGATTGAATCTACAAACAAGTCCCAACATAGTTTCTGTTTGTGATCTATTGCAGTtgagaatatactgtatatcctaGACTTTATCCCAAGACCTCTGGGTGTCAGTATTAGCCTACATTGGGAAATCTTACGGTACCTTGTCCCTCCCCTCACAAAGCTTTTGTTTGCCGCTTCAAAGAAGCAGATAACCCAGTCGAATCAAGCTCGCAGTCGTGGGGTTCTGCTAAATTTATGAATATGCGACACACAATGCGTTGGATATATATAGCTATTTTGTAACAGGATCTGTGAATTCATATTTTGCTGGAAAATGATGGGGGCCAAAAGACAAACTCGAACAAGGAACtgctcctgtttttatttttacgtgGCTCTACTGTTGTTTTTCGGGAAACGGGTTCTGGCAGAAATAAGGTACTCGATTCCGGAGGAGGTAAAAGACGGCACTGTCGTTGGGAATGCTGCGAAGGATCTTGGTCTTGACATCGCCTCTTTGTTTGACCGACGGTTCCGCGTTGTTTCTGAATCGAAGGAGACGTTTTTTGAGGTGAACCAGAACAATGGGGCTCTGTATGTGCACAACAAAATCGACAGAGAGGAGCTCTGTCAGGGCAGTGGTGCCTGCGTAATGGAGCTAAAAGTCATCGTCGAAAACCCGTTGGAAATACACTACGTGGTTGTGGAAATTACTGATGTGAACGATCACACTCCCAGTTTCCCGGAGAAAGACCAAACATTTGAAATAGGTGAACAGACGTTGCCAGGAATGCGTTTTCAGCTGCACACTGCTCGTGACCCCGATGCAGGAATTAACTCTATTCGTACTTTTACGTTAACGTCGAACGATCACTTTGAATTAGATATCCGTCAAAGCGATGAGGATAAAATACCATTTCTGGTGCTGAAAATGTCACtggacagagaacaaaagagcaaACACCTGCTGACTGTTACAGCTATTGATGGAGGTAAACCTCCGAGATCCGGCACACTTAATGTTTCCATTATTGTTCTTGATAGTAATGACAATCGTCCCATGTTTAGTCAAGAGATTTACCAAATTGAGATACAAGAAAATGTCCCAGTCGGTACGTcagtgttaaaaataaatgcgACCGATCCAGATGAAGGCACCAACGGAGAAATTGAATACAACCTCGGAAAAACTCTAAAGAAAAAAGTCTATGACATATTTGAATTGGACAAATTAACTGGAGAGATTCGAGTAAAAGGAGCAGTGGATTATGAAGAGAACGACGTTTATAAACTAGATATTCAGGCAT from Scophthalmus maximus strain ysfricsl-2021 chromosome 9, ASM2237912v1, whole genome shotgun sequence encodes:
- the LOC124850517 gene encoding protocadherin alpha-8-like: MGQRRGIHYWWATFCVCVTLCCVVPVSAQIKYSVPEQVKVGSIVGNVAKDLGLDISSLEDRRFRIVSGTEDSQFDVNQNNGALYVRKNIDREELCESASSCLINLKMVAEDPMEIHYVAVEIIDVNDHSPNFEEEEHVLEIAESTLSGQRFQLPTARDPDVGTNTVRVYKLSHNEYFSIQIRERGEDKIPFLVLQKSLDREKHHEHKLILTAVDGGNPPRSGTLNVTVIVLDSNDNHPIFSQEVYTVTVPENVNPETRVITVKATDLDEGANGEIEYVFGGKIDPKTYDMFMLDKDTGEIRVKGEIDFEMVDVYKLDVHATDRGQPPMSTDCRVIIKVIDENDNTPEIEVTSLSKMVSEDSKPGTVVSLISVTDRDAGLNGKVTCSLSDNVPFELKPSFQDNMYSLVLKHRLDRESVSHYDLEITATDFGQPPLSTFKTLSIDVSDVNDNNPEFLYNPVELYLVENNVPGRIIFSVTASDKDLDENAALTYHIVREEGSQVKNAAFLSINSDNGQISAQKSFDFETLKTFHFHVVASDSGTPSLSSNVTVNVFILDQNDNAPVILYPVSSNGSAEGVEEIPRNVNAGHLVTKVRAYDADIGYNGWLLFSLQEVTDHSLFGLDRYTGQIRTLRSFTETDEAEHKLIILVKDNGNVSLSATATVIVKLVEPKEAFAASDVKSSTKADEDNNVTFYLMITLGSVSALFLISIVVLISMQCSKSSPDYTSKYLQETNYDGTLCHSIQYRSGDKRYMLVGPRMSIGSTIVPGSHANTLMLPDRRRGSGEVRPCFDFSPAHPWIISDEGDMLSEYTS
- the LOC124850496 gene encoding protocadherin gamma-C3-like, with protein sequence MEERGQRRRVNCWWLAGVLLLCFEERVLAQLRYSVPEEAQVGSAVGNVAKDLGLDTSTLTDRRFRIVSGPNHALFQLNQNTGVLYVGEIMDREEICDGTKVCLINLKIVVESPLEIHYVGVEITDVNDHAPTFPENEQRLEIAEHTPPGTRFQIHAARDPDVGTQSVRVYKLKQNEFFDTDVRDSEGDKIPFLVLRKPLDREQKAEHDLILTAMDGGSPSKSGSLNITITVLDANDNRPVFSKDTYTVSLDENAPIGTLVIQLNATDLDEGLNSQIEYTFGKTQKKKVHDTFELDSLTGEIRVKGKVDFEDTEIYKLDLQASDKGQLPWTAESRVVIKIKDVNDNKPEIEVTSLSNVVPEDSKPGTVISLISVTDRDSGVNGKVICKILDNVPFDLTPSIEENMYSLVTKGRLDRETVSHYDITIRATDGGDPPLSSEKSLRVQVSDVNDNRPVFSQNPFELYLVENNAPGTSIFSVTAADTDLNENAAITYHIVRRDALQGDMISYLNVNSENGQISALKSFDFETLKTFHFHVVASDSGTPSLSSNVTVNVFILDQNDNAPVILYPVSSNGSAEGVEEIPRNVNAGHLVTKVRAYDADIGYNGWLLFSLQEVTDHSLFGLDRYTGQIRTLRSFTETDEAEHKLIILVKDNGNVSLSATATVIVKLVEPKEAFAASDVKSSTKADEDNNVTFYLMITLGSVSALFLISIIVLISMQCSKSSPDYTSKYLQETNYDGTLCHSIQYRSGDKRYMLVGPRMSIGSTIVPGSHANTLMLPDRRRTSEEVRA